The following proteins are encoded in a genomic region of [Eubacterium] hominis:
- a CDS encoding MFS transporter: METRLKNKKTKQNYTPLVLGAGIGSMLGSGIIVGLSATITVWQNGIGLTNTQVGILSGALTFAIAFGSLAAGKITKLLGLIRSFNLLNLFYAMGAVICVFANGFEMLLAGLIITGFASGADLPISLTVISHDAPDEKTSASLVSSTQIFWQIGVFMSYICSFVVSNMQGAMGARVVFAILAILAAITFVWRTTSPKFKQFHALGDEYRKNEKDLQQENVSIKNLLFGKDKHKYMGFFLCILIFYICWNLLANTWGQFQTFTLVKANASQSFATGAGIVLNIIGLLTTTLFASLAGSKHRNKAFVIGILIQFAAMVGMSAVGNSLWAIVICIGCYNFGNPMAGEAIYKVWTQESFPSETRASLQGFINGFSRLCCGLFAFITPALVLPETIKTTMIGFAGIVIISALAGFTMIKLQQKYHNKNA, encoded by the coding sequence ATGGAAACACGTTTGAAAAACAAGAAAACAAAACAAAATTATACACCACTGGTATTGGGCGCAGGGATTGGCTCTATGCTTGGCTCTGGTATCATCGTAGGACTTTCCGCCACAATTACCGTATGGCAGAATGGTATCGGCTTAACAAATACACAGGTTGGTATCTTATCAGGAGCATTGACATTTGCCATTGCATTCGGTTCATTAGCTGCTGGTAAAATCACAAAGCTGCTGGGATTGATTCGTTCCTTTAATCTTTTAAATCTATTTTATGCAATGGGAGCTGTCATCTGTGTATTTGCAAATGGATTTGAAATGCTGTTAGCTGGATTGATCATCACAGGCTTTGCTTCTGGTGCAGATTTACCTATTAGTTTGACTGTAATCTCACATGATGCACCTGATGAAAAAACATCAGCAAGTTTAGTTTCTTCCACACAGATATTTTGGCAGATTGGTGTGTTCATGTCATACATTTGTTCATTCGTAGTATCTAATATGCAGGGGGCAATGGGCGCAAGAGTTGTTTTTGCAATATTGGCAATACTAGCAGCAATCACATTTGTATGGAGAACTACTTCACCAAAATTCAAGCAATTTCACGCATTAGGCGATGAATATCGTAAGAATGAAAAAGATTTACAACAAGAAAATGTATCAATCAAAAACTTGTTATTTGGCAAAGATAAACATAAATATATGGGTTTCTTCTTATGTATCCTAATTTTCTATATATGCTGGAACTTACTTGCAAATACATGGGGACAATTCCAGACATTCACTTTAGTAAAAGCGAATGCTTCACAAAGCTTTGCTACCGGTGCAGGTATTGTATTAAATATTATCGGATTGCTCACAACGACTTTATTTGCTTCACTTGCAGGAAGTAAACATCGTAATAAGGCATTTGTCATAGGTATTTTGATTCAGTTTGCAGCTATGGTTGGTATGAGTGCAGTAGGCAATAGTTTATGGGCTATCGTTATTTGCATTGGATGTTATAATTTTGGTAACCCAATGGCGGGAGAAGCTATCTATAAAGTATGGACACAAGAGTCTTTCCCATCAGAAACCAGAGCATCTTTACAAGGCTTTATTAATGGTTTTTCAAGATTATGCTGTGGTTTGTTTGCATTCATTACACCAGCACTTGTATTGCCAGAAACAATCAAAACAACGATGATTGGCTTTGCCGGTATCGTAATCATAAGTGCTTTGGCAGGCTTTACAATGATCAAACTGCAGCAAAAATATCATAACAAGAATGCCTAA